The following coding sequences lie in one Apium graveolens cultivar Ventura chromosome 1, ASM990537v1, whole genome shotgun sequence genomic window:
- the LOC141670412 gene encoding ribosomal RNA small subunit methyltransferase, chloroplastic-like, which yields MSNLAHTSPPLSSFIYITEHNISSFPSQYNTCTRTKTCPIVRATDKTNSKAEAKPRNQEDDYHATLKALNSKGRTPRKSLGQHYMLNSSINEQLVAAANVNEGDVVLEIGPGTGSLTNVLVESGATVLAIEKDPYMAELVRERFAGVDNVKVLQEDFTRCHVRSHLLPYLEGNSLDRSTRCAKVVSNLPFNISTDVIKLLLPMGDIFSEVVLLLQEEAALRLVDPSLRTSEYRPINIFINFYSDPEYKLNVPRTNFFPQPKVDAAIVAFRLKQAVDYPAVSSTKSFFSMVNSAFNGKRKMLRKSLQHICSSSEIEEALRNINLLATSRPEELTLEDFVNLHGVIVKNSMFVHDGLED from the exons ATGTCAAATCTCGCGCATACTTCACCACCGCTGTCTTCTTTTATCTACATTACAGAACACAACATATCTTCATTTCCATCACAATACAACACTTGCACTAGAACAAAAACATGTCCAATAGTTAGAGCAACTGACAAAACAAACTCAAAAGCTGAGGCAAAGCCCAGAAACCAAGAAGATGATTATCACGCAACTCTCAAAGCCCTCAATTCTAAAGGCCGTACACCTCGCAAATCTCTTGGCCAG CATTATATGCTGAATTCTTCTATAAATGAGCAACTTGTAGCTGCGGCGAATGTAAATGAAGGAGATGTGGTTCTTGAAATTGGGCCTGGGACTGGGTCTCTTACTAATGTTCTTGTTGAGTCTGGTGCCACTGTTCTTGCTATCGAAAAG GACCCTTACATGGCGGAACTTGTGAGAGAAAGATTTGCGGGTGTCGACAATGTCAAG GTTTTGCAAGAAGATTTCACAAGATGTCATGTGCGCTCCCATTTGTTACCTTATTTGGAAGGTAATTCATTGGATAGAAGTACACGATGTGCTAAG GTAGTCTCTAATCTTCCATTTAATATCAGTACAGATGTAATTAAGCTTCTTCTTCCCATGGGAGATATTTTCTCAGAAGTTGTTCTCTTGCTCCAG GAGGAAGCTGCTTTACGTCTGGTGGATCCATCTTTGCGAACATCTGAATATCGACCTATAAATATCTTCATCAATTTTTATTCAG ATCCCGAGTACAAGCTCAACGTTCCAAGGACAAACTTTTTCCCTCAGCCGAAA GTTGATGCAGCAATAGTAGCATTCAGGCTGAAGCAAGCTGTAGACTACCCTGCTGTTTCCTCAACAAAAAGTTTTTTCTCGATG GTAAATTCTGCATTTAACGGAAAGCGTAAGATGTTGAGGAAATCACTCCAGCACATATGTTCATCTTCTGAGATTGAAGAAGCACTCAGAAACATTAACCTACTAGCAACA TCGAGGCCAGAAGAGCTGACGCTAGAAGATTTTGTGAATTTGCATGGTGTGATTGTCAAGAATAGCATGTTTGTCCATGATGGTCTTGAAGATTAG